A genome region from Brassica oleracea var. oleracea cultivar TO1000 chromosome C2, BOL, whole genome shotgun sequence includes the following:
- the LOC106322983 gene encoding aspartic proteinase nepenthesin-2-like gives MFHLTILCSLLSLFLLPPASLAAVSNDEYLKLPLLRKSPLPSPTQALALDTRRLHFLSLRRKPIPFVKSPVVSGASSGSGQYFVDLRIGQPPQSLLLIADTGSDLVWVKCSACRNCSLHSPATVFFPRHSTTFSPTHCYDPLCRLVPGPVRALKCNHTRIHSTCHYEYAYADGSLTSGLFATETTTLKTSSGREAYLKSVAFGCGFRISGQSVSGASFNGAHGVMGLGRGPISFASQLGRRFGNKFSYCLMDYTLSPPPTSYLIIGDGGGGARSKLLFTPLLTNPFSPTFYYIRLKSVSVNGAKLRIHPSVWEIDGSGNGGTVVDSGTTLAFLADPSYRLVIATVRRRIRLPIAAEMTPGFDLCVNVSGVSKPEKFMPRLKFEFAGGAVFVPPPRNYFIETEEHVQCLAIQSVNPKVGFSVIGNLMQQGFLFEFDRDRSRLGFSPRGCALP, from the coding sequence ATGTTCCATCTCACCATCCTCTGCTCTTTACTTTCTCTATTCCTCCTCCCGCCGGCGAGTCTCGCCGCTGTGAGTAATGATGAGTACCTAAAGCTTCCGTTACTACGTAAATCTCCGTTACCTTCTCCGACGCAAGCTCTCGCTTTAGACACTCGCCGTCTCCATTTTCTCTCTCTCCGCCGTAAACCCATCCCCTTCGTCAAATCGCCGGTAGTCTCCGGCGCTTCTTCCGGCTCGGGTCAGTACTTCGTGGATCTCCGAATCGGCCAACCGCCTCAGTCGCTACTCCTAATCGCCGATACAGGAAGCGATCTCGTTTGGGTGAAATGCTCCGCTTGTCGGAACTGCTCTCTCCATTCGCCGGCCACCGTCTTCTTTCCTCGCCATTCTACCACATTCTCTCCCACTCATTGCTACGACCCGCTTTGTCGACTCGTACCCGGACCGGTTCGGGCTCTGAAATGTAACCATACCCGGATCCATTCCACGTGTCATTACGAGTACGCTTACGCGGACGGTTCATTAACTTCCGGTCTATTCGCCACCGAAACGACGACGTTGAAGACGAGCTCCGGTAGAGAGGCGTATCTAAAAAGCGTTGCTTTCGGATGCGGGTTTCGGATCTCGGGTCAAAGCGTTTCGGGTGCGAGTTTTAATGGAGCCCATGGAGTAATGGGTTTGGGCCGTGGCCCAATTTCTTTCGCTTCTCAGTTGGGCCGTCGTTTCGGTAACAAGTTTTCGTATTGTTTAATGGATTACACTCTCTCTCCGCCGCCGACGAGCTACCTCATCATCGGCGACGGCGGTGGCGGAGCTCGATCCAAGCTTCTATTCACTCCGTTGCTCACGAATCCATTCTCTCCGACGTTTTACTACATCCGATTGAAATCAGTTTCCGTCAACGGCGCGAAGTTACGAATCCATCCTTCCGTTTGGGAAATCGACGGTTCAGGTAACGGCGGAACCGTCGTGGATTCCGGCACCACCCTCGCGTTTTTAGCTGATCCTTCGTATCGACTGGTGATCGCGACTGTGAGACGACGGATCCGACTCCCGATTGCGGCGGAGATGACTCCGGGATTCGATCTGTGCGTTAACGTCTCCGGCGTTTCGAAACCGGAGAAGTTCATGCCGAGGTTGAAATTCGAGTTCGCCGGCGGTGCGGTGTTCGTTCCTCCGCCGAGGAATTACTTCATCGAGACGGAGGAGCATGTTCAGTGTCTGGCGATTCAATCGGTGAACCCGAAGGTTGGATTCTCGGTGATCGGGAATTTGATGCAGCAAGGGTTCTTGTTTGAGTTCGATAGGGATAGATCACGGCTTGGTTTTTCTCCTCGTGGTTGCGCTTTGCCGTGA